A genomic window from Diceros bicornis minor isolate mBicDic1 chromosome 35, mDicBic1.mat.cur, whole genome shotgun sequence includes:
- the CASTOR1 gene encoding cytosolic arginine sensor for mTORC1 subunit 1 isoform X2 yields the protein MELHILEHRVRVLSLARPGLWLYTHPLIKLLFLPHRSRCKFFSLTETPEDYTLMVDEEGFKELPPSEFLQVAEATWLVLNVSSHSGAAVQAAGVTKIARSVIAPLAEHHVSVLMLSTYQTDFILVREQDLSKVIHTLAQEFDIYREVGGEPVPVARADSSNGFPRAQHGPSPTVHPIQSPQNRFCVLTLDPETLPAIATTLIDVLFYSHSAPKEAASGSPGPSSITFFAFSLIEGYISIVMDAETQKKFPSDLLLTSSSGELWRMVRIGGQPLGFDECGIVAQIAGPLAAADISAYYISTFNFDHALVPEDGISSVIEVLQRRQEGLGS from the exons ATGGAGCTGCACATCTTAGAGCACCGGGTGCGGGTGCTGAGCCTCGCCCGCCCAGGTCTCTGGCTCTACACCCACCCGCTCATCAAGCTGCTCTTCCTGCCCCACCGcagccg GTGCAAGTTCTTCAGCCTGACGGAGACCCCCGAGGATTACACGCTCATGGTGGACGAGGAGGGCTTCAaag AGCTGCCCCCGTCCGAGTTCCTGCAAGTGGCTGAGGCCACATGGCTGGTGCTGAATGTGTCATCCCACAGCGGCGCAGCCGTGCAGGCTGCTGGGGTCACCAAGATCGCCCGCTCAGTCATTGCGCCATTGGCCGAGCACCACGTGTCCGTGCTGATGCTGTCCACTTACCAAACGGACTTCATCCTG GTGCGGGAGCAGGACCTGTCCAAGGTGATCCACACACTGGCCCAGGAGTTCGACATTTACCGAGAGGTGGGCGGGGAGCCTGTGCCTGTTGCCAGGGCTGATTCCAGCAACGGCTTTccccgtgcccagcatg GGCCCAGCCCCACAGTGCATCCCATCCAGAGTCCACAGAACCGCTTCTGTGTCCTCACGCTGGACCCTGAGACGCTGCCAGCCATCGCCACCACCCTCATCGACGTCCTCTTCTACTCACACAG TGCCCCCAAAGAGGCTGCCTCTGGCAGTCCTGGACCCAGCTCCATCACGTTCTTTGCCTTCTCCCTCATCGAGGGCTACATCTCCATTGTCATGGATGCCGAGACGCAGAAAAA GTTCCCCAGTGACCTCCTGCTGACCAGCTCCTCTGGAGAGCTGTGGAGGATGGTGCGCATCGGTGGACAGCCCCTGGGCTTTG ACGAATGTGGGATTGTGGCCCAGATCGCGGGTCCCTTAGCTGCGGCTGACATCTCTGCCTACTACATCAGCACCTTCAACTTTGACCACGCCCTG GTGCCTGAGGACGGTATCAGCAGCGTCATCGAGGTCCTCCAGCGACGGCAGGAGGGACTGGGCTCCTGA
- the CASTOR1 gene encoding cytosolic arginine sensor for mTORC1 subunit 1 isoform X1, whose protein sequence is MELHILEHRVRVLSLARPGLWLYTHPLIKLLFLPHRSRCKFFSLTETPEDYTLMVDEEGFKELPPSEFLQVAEATWLVLNVSSHSGAAVQAAGVTKIARSVIAPLAEHHVSVLMLSTYQTDFILVREQDLSKVIHTLAQEFDIYREVGGEPVPVARADSSNGFPRAQHAGPSPTVHPIQSPQNRFCVLTLDPETLPAIATTLIDVLFYSHSAPKEAASGSPGPSSITFFAFSLIEGYISIVMDAETQKKFPSDLLLTSSSGELWRMVRIGGQPLGFDECGIVAQIAGPLAAADISAYYISTFNFDHALVPEDGISSVIEVLQRRQEGLGS, encoded by the exons ATGGAGCTGCACATCTTAGAGCACCGGGTGCGGGTGCTGAGCCTCGCCCGCCCAGGTCTCTGGCTCTACACCCACCCGCTCATCAAGCTGCTCTTCCTGCCCCACCGcagccg GTGCAAGTTCTTCAGCCTGACGGAGACCCCCGAGGATTACACGCTCATGGTGGACGAGGAGGGCTTCAaag AGCTGCCCCCGTCCGAGTTCCTGCAAGTGGCTGAGGCCACATGGCTGGTGCTGAATGTGTCATCCCACAGCGGCGCAGCCGTGCAGGCTGCTGGGGTCACCAAGATCGCCCGCTCAGTCATTGCGCCATTGGCCGAGCACCACGTGTCCGTGCTGATGCTGTCCACTTACCAAACGGACTTCATCCTG GTGCGGGAGCAGGACCTGTCCAAGGTGATCCACACACTGGCCCAGGAGTTCGACATTTACCGAGAGGTGGGCGGGGAGCCTGTGCCTGTTGCCAGGGCTGATTCCAGCAACGGCTTTccccgtgcccagcatg CAGGGCCCAGCCCCACAGTGCATCCCATCCAGAGTCCACAGAACCGCTTCTGTGTCCTCACGCTGGACCCTGAGACGCTGCCAGCCATCGCCACCACCCTCATCGACGTCCTCTTCTACTCACACAG TGCCCCCAAAGAGGCTGCCTCTGGCAGTCCTGGACCCAGCTCCATCACGTTCTTTGCCTTCTCCCTCATCGAGGGCTACATCTCCATTGTCATGGATGCCGAGACGCAGAAAAA GTTCCCCAGTGACCTCCTGCTGACCAGCTCCTCTGGAGAGCTGTGGAGGATGGTGCGCATCGGTGGACAGCCCCTGGGCTTTG ACGAATGTGGGATTGTGGCCCAGATCGCGGGTCCCTTAGCTGCGGCTGACATCTCTGCCTACTACATCAGCACCTTCAACTTTGACCACGCCCTG GTGCCTGAGGACGGTATCAGCAGCGTCATCGAGGTCCTCCAGCGACGGCAGGAGGGACTGGGCTCCTGA